A single Prevotella sp. E15-22 DNA region contains:
- a CDS encoding response regulator transcription factor — protein MGKFILADNQELTRFALESLLKKDEENVVYKASDKAGLVELLKEHESAVVILDYTLFDFSDEDQLLIVAERFSLSDWILVSEELTPRFLRRMVYSSHQFSIIFKDGPLQEVREALEAVGRHQRFISQRALEVIISQHNEEEEQPSVLTATEVEIVKAIAQGKTTKEIANERFSSIHTITTHRKNIFRKLGINTAHEVVKYALRAGLIDSSEFYI, from the coding sequence ATGGGAAAATTCATTCTTGCAGACAATCAGGAACTGACGCGCTTCGCGTTGGAGAGCCTTCTGAAGAAGGACGAGGAGAACGTGGTGTATAAGGCCTCGGACAAGGCCGGACTGGTGGAATTGCTCAAGGAGCACGAGAGTGCCGTGGTGATTCTGGACTACACCTTGTTTGACTTCTCCGACGAAGATCAGCTCCTGATTGTCGCAGAACGATTCTCATTGTCCGACTGGATTCTCGTCAGCGAGGAACTCACGCCGCGCTTCCTGCGCAGGATGGTCTATTCGTCGCATCAGTTCAGCATCATTTTCAAGGACGGACCACTACAGGAGGTGCGCGAGGCGCTGGAGGCCGTTGGTCGCCATCAGCGCTTTATCAGTCAGCGCGCCCTGGAGGTGATTATCAGTCAGCACAACGAGGAAGAGGAACAGCCCAGCGTGCTGACAGCCACCGAGGTGGAGATTGTGAAGGCCATTGCTCAGGGTAAGACCACCAAGGAGATTGCCAACGAGCGTTTCTCGAGCATACACACCATCACCACCCACCGCAAGAACATTTTTCGCAAGTTGGGCATCAACACGGCCCACGAGGTGGTGAAATACGCCCTGCGAGCGGGCTTGATAGACTCGTCGGAGTTCTATATCTAA
- a CDS encoding RNA polymerase sigma factor has translation MNQNELEQQFVNLMDNHKQMVYKVCLMYANDDEGISDLFQEVALNLWKSFPHFRGDCKPSTWVYRVSVNTCISHLRHERTQPQMVTLTMSMADLFPDEQEREQLRELYQLINRLGELERALILLWLDDRSYEEMAEMLDISVSNVGVRINRIKAKLKQMSNN, from the coding sequence ATGAACCAAAATGAATTAGAACAGCAGTTCGTGAACCTCATGGACAACCACAAGCAGATGGTCTATAAAGTCTGCTTGATGTATGCCAACGACGATGAAGGCATCAGCGACCTCTTCCAAGAAGTGGCACTGAACCTGTGGAAGTCGTTCCCCCACTTCCGTGGCGATTGCAAACCATCAACGTGGGTCTATCGCGTCAGTGTGAACACCTGTATCTCGCACCTGCGCCATGAGCGCACACAGCCCCAGATGGTGACCCTGACGATGTCGATGGCAGACCTCTTTCCTGACGAGCAGGAGCGCGAACAGCTGCGAGAACTCTATCAACTGATCAACCGACTGGGCGAATTGGAACGCGCGCTGATTCTGCTGTGGCTCGATGACAGGTCGTATGAGGAAATGGCTGAGATGCTTGACATATCGGTCTCGAATGTGGGAGTGCGCATCAACCGCATCAAGGCGAAACTCAAGCAGATGTCTAACAACTAA
- a CDS encoding TonB-dependent siderophore receptor produces the protein MIFRLTAAVAAVAPLPGMTQEASDIAREKDLQEVTITSRSVQKRMDEVQIGVEKVEIATLAKVPSLFGEKDIIKSLQLLPGVKSESEGSGGYQVRGGTAAQNLILLDGATVYNAGHLMGLFSTFNDDALMSGALYKGMVPAQFGGGSSSVFDISTRSGDMYDYHYGGTIGLLSAKVMAEGPIQEGKSSFLVSGRRSYLDLFLKATDEYKNNTLHFYDANVRLNFHLTQKDVLALSFFHGFDNMGLEDLMFMKWGNTTATANWLHTFSDQYYANTKLIYSDFSSHIGMDVMSMDYTMKGFIRHATLNHQHTWTIDGHHRMNYGLEGSYLQVQSAEWDIIELHEREKRNALTGALWIGDDWTISDALELQAGARLHLFSVLGGAPYYEIDADGNITNTTNPSSSHIVKTYADIEPRLSAKISLGAQHNLKIGYSRTSQDVHAINNGASGMPFSRYLMSSNIVKPEQANQVSLGWTGITRNGAYDFSAETYYKTIDNVYDFRDGKFFFSEIEVERIILGGKGRAYGLELCAHKNDGPLTGWISYTLAWSENKIEGINGGRWYTASNDRRHDLSIVGMYQLSPCWDVAATWHYNTGQALSAPTAKYDMFGNTFYSYSERNSYRAPACHRLDLSANYTRKHGKATHIWSFGVYNAYNRYNPYVIRFSNDDKKASGTKVEQTSLFGIVPSVSFTLKY, from the coding sequence ACCTCGCGCTCCGTTCAGAAGCGAATGGACGAGGTGCAGATAGGTGTAGAGAAAGTGGAGATAGCCACACTGGCAAAAGTACCCTCGCTTTTTGGCGAGAAAGATATTATCAAGAGCTTGCAACTGCTGCCTGGCGTGAAGAGCGAGAGCGAAGGCTCTGGCGGCTATCAGGTGCGTGGCGGCACGGCAGCCCAGAACCTGATACTGCTGGATGGGGCCACCGTTTATAATGCAGGCCACCTGATGGGCCTTTTCTCGACGTTCAACGACGACGCCCTGATGAGTGGCGCCCTCTATAAAGGTATGGTGCCAGCACAGTTTGGTGGCGGCTCATCATCCGTCTTCGACATCAGCACGCGCTCTGGCGACATGTACGACTATCACTATGGCGGCACCATCGGCCTGCTGTCGGCCAAGGTGATGGCCGAAGGCCCCATACAAGAAGGCAAGTCGTCGTTCCTCGTCTCTGGTCGTCGTTCGTATCTCGACCTGTTTCTCAAGGCCACCGACGAATATAAGAACAACACCCTGCATTTCTATGATGCCAACGTGCGCCTGAACTTCCACCTGACGCAGAAGGACGTGCTGGCGCTGTCGTTCTTCCACGGCTTCGACAACATGGGACTGGAAGACCTGATGTTCATGAAGTGGGGCAACACCACGGCCACGGCCAACTGGCTGCACACCTTCAGCGATCAGTATTATGCCAACACAAAACTTATCTATAGCGACTTCAGCAGTCATATAGGCATGGACGTGATGAGCATGGACTACACCATGAAAGGCTTTATCCGCCATGCCACGCTGAACCACCAGCACACCTGGACCATCGACGGCCATCATCGCATGAACTACGGACTGGAAGGCTCGTACCTTCAGGTGCAGTCGGCCGAATGGGACATCATAGAACTGCACGAGCGCGAGAAGCGCAACGCCCTGACAGGCGCCCTGTGGATTGGCGACGACTGGACCATCAGCGATGCCCTCGAGTTGCAGGCTGGTGCCCGTCTGCACCTCTTCTCAGTACTGGGTGGCGCGCCCTACTATGAGATTGATGCCGACGGCAACATCACCAATACCACCAACCCCAGCAGCTCGCATATCGTGAAGACCTATGCCGACATAGAGCCACGCCTCAGCGCCAAGATCAGTCTGGGCGCCCAGCACAACCTGAAGATAGGCTACAGTCGCACATCGCAGGATGTGCACGCCATCAACAACGGCGCATCGGGCATGCCCTTCAGTCGCTACCTCATGTCGAGCAACATCGTGAAACCTGAGCAGGCCAACCAGGTGTCGCTGGGCTGGACAGGCATCACCAGGAACGGCGCCTACGACTTCTCGGCCGAGACTTACTATAAGACCATCGACAACGTGTATGACTTCCGTGATGGCAAGTTCTTCTTTTCTGAGATCGAGGTGGAGCGCATCATCCTGGGCGGCAAGGGGCGTGCCTACGGACTGGAGCTCTGCGCCCACAAGAACGACGGTCCCTTGACGGGTTGGATATCCTATACGCTGGCATGGTCGGAGAACAAGATTGAAGGCATCAACGGCGGCCGATGGTATACGGCATCGAACGACCGTCGCCACGACCTGTCCATCGTGGGCATGTATCAGCTGTCGCCCTGCTGGGATGTGGCTGCCACCTGGCACTATAACACGGGTCAGGCCCTGAGTGCCCCTACGGCCAAGTACGACATGTTTGGCAACACGTTCTATTCGTACAGCGAGCGCAACAGCTATCGCGCCCCAGCCTGCCATCGACTGGACCTCAGTGCCAACTACACTCGCAAGCACGGCAAGGCCACCCACATCTGGTCGTTTGGCGTCTATAACGCCTACAACCGCTACAACCCCTACGTCATCCGTTTCTCAAACGACGACAAGAAAGCATCGGGCACCAAGGTAGAGCAGACCTCGCTCTTTGGCATCGTGCCCTCCGTTTCGTTCACCCTGAAATATTGA
- a CDS encoding O-acetylhomoserine aminocarboxypropyltransferase/cysteine synthase family protein, translating to MAQNKNYRFETLQLHVGQEQADPATDARAVPIYQTTSYVFRNSQHAADRFGLRDAGNIYGRLTNSTQGVFEDRVAALEGGVAGLAVASGAAAITYALQNIVQAGDHIVAADNLYGGSYNLITHTLATQGISNTIVNVNDLDALETAIKPNTKVVYAETFGNPNSDVLDLEGVAAVAHKHGIPFIVDNTFGTPYLIRPLEHGADIVVHSATKFLGGHGTSLGGVIVDGGKFDWKQNDKFPTLSKPDPSYHGIVFADAVGAAAYVTRIRAVVLRDTGAAISPFNAFILLQGVETLSLRVERHVENALKVVDFLAKHPKVAKVNHPALADHRDHKLYQKYFPNGGGSIFTFEIKGGQEEAWKFIDALQIFSLLANVADVKSLVIHPYTTTHSQLSPEELAEQHITPSTVRLSIGTEHIDDIIEDLSQALDNI from the coding sequence ATGGCACAGAACAAGAATTACCGTTTTGAGACTTTGCAACTCCACGTAGGCCAGGAACAGGCTGACCCTGCAACCGACGCTCGCGCCGTGCCCATTTATCAGACCACCAGTTATGTGTTCCGCAACTCGCAGCACGCTGCCGACCGCTTTGGCCTGCGCGACGCAGGTAATATATATGGTCGACTGACCAACTCGACCCAGGGCGTATTCGAAGATCGTGTGGCTGCCCTCGAGGGTGGTGTGGCTGGTCTGGCTGTGGCTTCTGGTGCTGCTGCCATCACCTACGCCCTGCAGAACATTGTGCAGGCTGGCGATCATATCGTGGCTGCCGATAACCTGTATGGCGGCTCTTACAACCTGATTACCCATACCTTAGCCACTCAGGGCATCAGTAACACGATTGTCAACGTGAACGACCTCGACGCACTGGAGACAGCCATCAAACCTAACACCAAGGTAGTGTATGCCGAGACCTTCGGCAACCCCAACTCTGACGTGCTCGACCTGGAGGGTGTGGCCGCTGTGGCCCACAAGCACGGCATCCCGTTTATTGTCGATAATACCTTTGGAACGCCTTATCTCATCCGTCCCTTGGAGCATGGTGCAGACATTGTTGTTCATTCTGCCACCAAGTTCCTGGGCGGCCATGGCACCAGCCTGGGCGGCGTGATTGTGGATGGCGGCAAGTTCGACTGGAAGCAGAACGACAAGTTCCCCACCCTCTCGAAGCCCGATCCCTCGTATCACGGCATCGTGTTTGCTGATGCTGTAGGTGCAGCCGCTTACGTCACCCGTATCCGTGCCGTCGTCCTGCGCGATACTGGTGCTGCCATCTCGCCCTTCAACGCCTTTATCCTGCTGCAGGGTGTCGAGACGCTGAGTCTACGTGTGGAGCGCCATGTGGAGAACGCACTGAAGGTGGTCGACTTCCTGGCTAAGCACCCCAAGGTGGCCAAGGTGAACCACCCTGCTCTGGCCGACCATCGCGACCATAAACTGTATCAGAAGTACTTCCCCAACGGCGGCGGCTCTATCTTCACCTTCGAGATCAAGGGCGGACAGGAAGAGGCGTGGAAGTTTATCGATGCGCTGCAAATCTTCTCGCTGCTGGCCAACGTGGCCGACGTGAAGAGTCTGGTGATTCACCCCTACACCACCACCCACTCGCAGTTGTCGCCTGAGGAACTGGCCGAGCAACACATCACGCCTTCAACCGTGCGCCTGAGCATCGGAACAGAGCATATCGACGATATCATCGAAGATTTGTCGCAGGCATTGGACAATATTTAA
- a CDS encoding DUF4249 family protein codes for MRKIFFLMIAAALLSACTKEIDFDFHEEDPVVVIEGQVTNEGRWVTVSRSRSVTDSVHSRCLPGAYITINGDDGLTTELTYDEATNRYFSPVPGEPGNTYFLNMFFEGVQYKASSTMPPAAIINTSEFSWMPMMGERMLCYEMTGVDPQPDVRNYYWFRMHRLSHHPHLKDKRQTAPFSWDLFDDRGCPPGTIIMDWMLMSEKKMDEDDEKDWDRILYDGDRVTVTLMAVDPKVYNYLSELGSGQYHGANPHSNISGGCLGYFAAGSITHADTIVFSRDNIEDYHKKP; via the coding sequence ATGAGAAAGATATTCTTTTTAATGATAGCAGCAGCGCTGCTTAGCGCCTGCACCAAGGAGATTGACTTCGACTTCCACGAGGAGGACCCTGTGGTGGTGATCGAGGGCCAGGTAACTAACGAAGGCCGATGGGTCACTGTGAGTCGCAGCAGATCGGTCACCGACTCTGTCCACTCGCGCTGTCTGCCTGGCGCCTATATCACCATCAACGGCGACGACGGACTCACCACCGAGCTCACCTATGATGAAGCCACCAACCGCTATTTCTCGCCCGTTCCTGGCGAGCCTGGCAACACCTATTTCCTTAACATGTTCTTCGAGGGCGTGCAGTATAAAGCCTCGTCCACCATGCCCCCAGCAGCCATCATCAACACGTCTGAGTTCTCGTGGATGCCGATGATGGGCGAGCGCATGCTGTGCTACGAGATGACGGGTGTTGACCCCCAGCCCGATGTGCGTAATTACTACTGGTTCAGGATGCATCGCCTCTCGCATCATCCCCACCTGAAGGACAAGCGCCAGACGGCCCCCTTCAGTTGGGACCTGTTCGACGACCGTGGCTGTCCGCCAGGCACCATCATCATGGACTGGATGCTGATGAGCGAGAAAAAGATGGACGAGGACGATGAGAAGGACTGGGATCGCATCCTCTATGATGGCGACAGGGTCACTGTCACGCTGATGGCTGTCGACCCCAAGGTCTATAACTACCTGTCTGAGTTGGGCTCTGGCCAATACCACGGCGCCAACCCCCACAGCAACATCTCAGGCGGCTGTCTGGGTTACTTCGCCGCTGGCTCCATCACGCATGCCGACACCATCGTGTTCAGCAGGGACAACATAGAGGATTATCATAAAAAGCCATAA
- a CDS encoding methylenetetrahydrofolate reductase, translating into MKVIDIINSSQRPFASFELVPPLKGSDVSRLYDSIEPLMQFQPPFINVTCHRDEVEYVPNADGTFKQMTVAKRPSTTAIVGAIIRRYPDLEVVPHVICGGASQSRVESELLDLHFLGIQNVVALRGDALPGQRYFIPEADGFSHSAELVTMIRNLNRGQYLDPTVKKGLSTDFCIGVAGYPEKHFEAANLDTDIQHLKEKVEAGADYIVTQMFFDNQKFYAFVDRLRQAGITIPVVPGLKPISSQRQIDLLPRSFHIDIPQELVSEIAKAKTPEATYQVGIEWAIQQSRDLLAHGVPAIHYYTMARPDNVCKIVKAVF; encoded by the coding sequence ATGAAAGTCATCGACATCATCAATAGTTCTCAGCGACCGTTCGCCAGTTTTGAACTTGTGCCGCCTCTCAAGGGCAGCGACGTGAGTAGGCTGTACGACAGCATTGAACCGCTGATGCAGTTTCAGCCGCCGTTCATCAACGTAACCTGCCATCGCGACGAGGTGGAGTATGTGCCTAATGCTGATGGCACGTTTAAGCAGATGACAGTGGCCAAGCGCCCCAGTACGACGGCCATCGTGGGTGCCATCATCCGTCGCTATCCTGACCTAGAGGTGGTGCCTCACGTGATCTGTGGCGGCGCCTCTCAGTCGCGTGTTGAGAGCGAACTGCTGGACCTCCACTTCCTGGGTATTCAGAATGTGGTGGCCCTGCGTGGCGACGCCTTGCCTGGTCAGCGCTACTTCATCCCTGAGGCCGACGGCTTCAGTCACAGCGCTGAACTGGTAACGATGATTCGCAACCTGAACCGTGGTCAGTATCTGGACCCCACGGTGAAGAAGGGACTGTCGACGGACTTTTGTATTGGCGTGGCCGGCTATCCTGAGAAGCACTTTGAGGCGGCTAACCTGGATACGGACATTCAGCACCTGAAGGAGAAGGTGGAGGCTGGGGCCGACTATATCGTGACGCAGATGTTCTTCGACAACCAGAAGTTCTATGCGTTTGTCGACCGTCTGCGCCAAGCGGGCATCACCATCCCTGTGGTGCCTGGACTGAAACCGATATCCAGTCAGCGACAGATTGACCTGCTGCCACGCTCGTTCCATATCGACATTCCTCAGGAGCTGGTGAGCGAGATAGCGAAGGCCAAGACGCCTGAGGCCACCTATCAGGTGGGCATTGAATGGGCCATCCAGCAGAGTCGCGACCTGCTGGCGCATGGGGTGCCTGCCATCCATTATTATACGATGGCCAGACCTGATAATGTATGTAAGATAGTGAAGGCAGTGTTCTAG
- a CDS encoding Lrp/AsnC family transcriptional regulator, which yields MADILDETDLQILKTLQKNAKLTTKELADAVHLTPTPVFERQKRLEKKGYIKKYVAILDPEKLNQGLLVFCKVKLQQINHEIADSFVRRIQRIPEVTECYNTSGAYDYLLKVRARDMKQYQEFVLNKLGEIESLASIESTFVMSEVKQNYGINI from the coding sequence ATGGCAGATATTTTAGACGAAACCGATCTGCAGATACTGAAAACGCTGCAGAAAAATGCGAAGTTAACCACCAAGGAGTTGGCCGATGCCGTGCATCTGACGCCCACGCCCGTTTTCGAGCGCCAAAAGCGCCTGGAGAAGAAGGGTTACATCAAGAAGTATGTGGCCATCCTCGACCCAGAGAAGCTGAATCAGGGTCTGCTGGTATTCTGCAAAGTGAAGCTCCAGCAGATTAACCACGAGATTGCCGACTCGTTTGTGCGTCGCATCCAGCGCATCCCTGAGGTCACTGAGTGCTACAACACCTCTGGTGCCTACGACTATCTGCTCAAGGTGCGTGCTCGCGACATGAAGCAGTATCAGGAGTTTGTGCTCAACAAACTTGGCGAGATCGAGAGTCTTGCCTCCATCGAGAGCACTTTCGTGATGAGCGAGGTGAAGCAGAACTACGGCATCAATATCTGA
- the metH gene encoding methionine synthase, translated as MKIEALLKEKILILDGAMGTKIQSFGLTPEHYQRGQFAQWPVSLTGNNDILSLTAPEVIKEIHRLYVEAGADIIATNTFSSNRISQHEYGCEEVAYQMAKEGARIAREVADSCTERPVFVAGSMGPTARSLSLASNMNEPGYRPTSFDEMAAVYHEQAKGLMDGGADVLLVETCFDALNTKAALYAIQQLNEETGSEIPVMVSATINDRSGRTLTGQTLEAFFISVCHYPHLLSFGLNCSFGVTDLRPFVELLAKRIPVYLSLHPNAGLPNEMGEYDELPSYTASHIRQMAEDGLINIAGGCCGTNEEHIHAISEALKGLKPRDISQAKASSLNSKLWLSGLEPLLVDKQTQNFTNVGERTNVAGSRKFARLIAEKKYEEAMTVARHQIEGGAAIIDINMDDAMLNSKEEMQTFCRYIANDPAVCRSVLMIDSSDWDTILAGLKNAQGKCIVNSISLKNGEESFISKARELRRLGAAVVVMAFDEEGQATTFERKIAIAERAYNLLTGIGFPPQDIIFDVNILSVGTGLKEHQNYGVDFIKAVAWIKEHLPGAKTSGGVSNLSFSFRGNNKVREAMHSAFLYHAIRAGLDMGIVNPGMLQVYDDIDPTLLKAVEDVILNTDDGATERLIDMAAAVLASANETTGAATAVVDSWRTKSIEERLLYALSKGVSEHLAEDIPEALQKYGRPIDVIEQPLMQAMEHIGQLFGEGKMFLPQVVKSAKVMKEAVAHLQPFIDAEGGAQKEERPCVVLATANGDVHDIGKNIVSIVLNCNGFEVVDLGVMVPNETILEETRKRQPCLVGVSGLITPSLKEMEQLCMLFQREGLRVPIVVGGATTSTVHTAVKLAPLYEGCVAYGGDASQTSLIAKHLQMDATTTIAQIKAEQQELREAYEEHHAPLTPYAEANAKAPQLASFTSHLSCPSNIVPQTSDLLPLIDWRMFLLFWGFKGETLQQLLVNPEAERTLKDGQDYLAKAIENNSIRLEVLHRFEAAKRQGNDIVLESGKVMPMLRSQSAAGHYLCLADYFDTKEATPIGLFVIACQPKVKPEDEGERLMSHAICARLTEACAEWLQKTIMAQADMPSLLRVGFGYATCPDHSLKRIVFDELDAERQMNVTLNDHYSIQPSTAICGLFITHPEARYFPVGRIDEAQLADYCQRRGISLDEGEQLLSKYIAK; from the coding sequence ATGAAAATAGAAGCGCTTTTAAAAGAAAAGATATTGATTTTGGATGGTGCCATGGGCACGAAGATTCAGTCGTTTGGACTGACCCCAGAGCATTATCAAAGAGGCCAGTTTGCACAGTGGCCAGTATCACTGACAGGCAACAACGACATCCTGAGTCTGACGGCACCAGAGGTGATTAAGGAGATTCACCGACTGTATGTGGAGGCAGGTGCCGACATCATTGCCACCAACACCTTCTCGTCGAACCGTATCAGTCAGCATGAGTACGGGTGCGAGGAGGTGGCCTATCAGATGGCGAAGGAAGGTGCCAGGATAGCCCGTGAGGTGGCCGACAGTTGCACAGAGAGGCCAGTCTTTGTGGCAGGCTCGATGGGTCCCACGGCGAGGTCGCTCTCGCTGGCATCCAACATGAACGAGCCAGGCTACAGACCCACATCGTTCGACGAGATGGCGGCCGTGTATCACGAACAGGCCAAGGGACTCATGGACGGTGGGGCCGACGTTCTGTTGGTGGAGACCTGCTTCGACGCCCTGAACACCAAGGCAGCACTCTATGCCATTCAGCAACTGAACGAGGAGACGGGCAGCGAGATACCTGTGATGGTGTCGGCCACCATCAACGACCGCAGCGGACGCACCCTGACAGGTCAGACGCTGGAGGCCTTTTTCATCAGTGTGTGCCACTACCCCCACCTGCTGAGCTTTGGACTGAACTGCTCGTTTGGCGTGACAGACCTTCGACCCTTTGTCGAACTGCTGGCCAAGCGCATCCCTGTATATCTGTCGTTGCATCCCAATGCCGGACTGCCCAACGAGATGGGCGAGTACGACGAGTTGCCCAGCTATACGGCCAGTCATATACGCCAGATGGCAGAGGACGGCCTCATCAACATCGCTGGTGGCTGCTGTGGCACCAACGAGGAGCATATCCACGCCATCAGCGAGGCCCTGAAAGGCCTGAAACCCAGAGACATATCGCAAGCCAAGGCCTCGTCGCTCAACTCGAAGCTATGGCTCTCTGGACTGGAGCCCCTGCTGGTGGACAAGCAGACGCAGAACTTCACCAACGTGGGCGAGCGCACCAACGTGGCCGGCTCGAGGAAGTTTGCACGCCTGATAGCCGAAAAGAAATATGAAGAGGCCATGACCGTGGCCCGTCACCAAATAGAAGGTGGTGCTGCCATCATCGACATCAACATGGACGATGCCATGCTGAACAGCAAGGAGGAGATGCAGACCTTCTGTCGCTATATTGCCAACGACCCTGCCGTGTGTCGCTCAGTACTGATGATCGACTCGAGCGACTGGGACACTATCCTGGCTGGACTGAAGAACGCGCAGGGTAAGTGCATCGTCAACTCGATCAGCCTGAAGAACGGCGAGGAGAGCTTTATCAGTAAGGCCAGGGAACTGCGCCGACTGGGAGCCGCCGTGGTGGTGATGGCCTTCGACGAGGAGGGTCAGGCCACGACCTTCGAACGTAAGATTGCCATTGCCGAGCGTGCCTACAACCTGCTGACAGGCATCGGCTTCCCACCTCAGGACATCATCTTCGACGTGAACATCCTGTCGGTGGGCACAGGACTGAAGGAACACCAGAACTATGGTGTGGACTTTATCAAGGCTGTGGCATGGATTAAGGAACACCTGCCTGGGGCCAAGACCAGTGGCGGCGTGAGTAACCTGTCGTTCAGCTTTCGTGGCAACAACAAGGTGCGCGAGGCCATGCACTCGGCCTTCCTCTACCACGCCATCCGTGCAGGACTGGACATGGGTATTGTGAACCCTGGCATGCTGCAGGTGTACGACGATATTGACCCTACGCTGCTGAAGGCAGTGGAGGACGTGATACTGAACACGGACGATGGAGCCACTGAGCGACTCATCGACATGGCGGCAGCAGTACTCGCCTCGGCCAACGAGACGACTGGCGCAGCGACAGCAGTTGTTGACTCATGGCGCACCAAAAGCATTGAGGAGCGACTGCTCTATGCCCTGAGCAAGGGCGTGAGCGAGCACCTGGCAGAGGATATCCCTGAGGCTTTGCAGAAATATGGTCGCCCCATCGACGTGATTGAACAGCCACTGATGCAGGCCATGGAGCACATCGGCCAACTGTTTGGCGAAGGTAAGATGTTCCTGCCCCAGGTGGTGAAGTCGGCCAAGGTGATGAAGGAGGCCGTGGCCCATCTGCAACCCTTTATCGACGCAGAGGGAGGGGCCCAGAAAGAGGAACGGCCGTGCGTGGTGCTGGCCACTGCCAACGGCGACGTGCACGACATAGGAAAGAATATTGTGAGCATCGTGCTCAACTGTAACGGTTTCGAGGTTGTTGACCTGGGGGTGATGGTGCCCAACGAAACCATACTGGAGGAGACCAGGAAGCGCCAGCCTTGTCTGGTGGGCGTGAGTGGCCTCATCACACCATCGCTGAAGGAGATGGAACAGCTGTGCATGCTATTCCAACGCGAGGGACTGCGTGTGCCCATCGTGGTGGGTGGTGCCACCACATCGACGGTTCATACGGCTGTGAAACTGGCGCCACTCTATGAGGGTTGCGTGGCCTATGGCGGCGATGCCTCGCAGACATCGCTCATTGCCAAGCACCTGCAGATGGATGCCACCACTACCATTGCGCAGATCAAGGCTGAGCAGCAGGAACTGAGAGAGGCCTACGAGGAACATCATGCCCCTCTGACACCCTATGCCGAGGCCAACGCGAAGGCGCCTCAGCTCGCATCTTTCACCTCTCATCTCTCTTGTCCCTCAAACATCGTCCCTCAGACATCCGACCTCCTGCCCCTCATCGACTGGCGCATGTTCCTGCTGTTCTGGGGCTTTAAGGGCGAGACGCTGCAGCAGCTATTGGTGAACCCTGAGGCTGAGCGCACCCTGAAGGATGGTCAGGACTACCTGGCCAAGGCCATCGAGAACAACAGCATCCGCCTGGAGGTGCTCCATCGTTTTGAGGCGGCCAAGCGCCAGGGCAACGACATCGTACTGGAAAGCGGCAAGGTGATGCCCATGCTACGCAGTCAGAGTGCCGCTGGCCACTATCTCTGCCTGGCCGACTACTTCGACACAAAAGAGGCAACGCCCATCGGACTCTTCGTCATTGCCTGTCAGCCAAAGGTAAAGCCTGAGGACGAGGGGGAGCGACTGATGAGTCACGCCATCTGTGCCCGTCTGACTGAGGCGTGTGCTGAATGGCTGCAAAAGACCATCATGGCGCAAGCCGACATGCCATCGCTCCTCAGGGTGGGCTTTGGCTATGCCACCTGTCCTGACCACTCGCTGAAGCGCATCGTGTTCGACGAGTTGGATGCTGAACGCCAGATGAACGTCACCCTGAACGACCACTACTCTATTCAGCCATCGACGGCCATCTGTGGCCTGTTCATCACGCATCCTGAGGCGCGCTACTTCCCTGTGGGACGTATTGACGAGGCGCAATTGGCCGACTACTGCCAGCGTCGTGGCATCAGTCTGGACGAGGGTGAGCAGCTGCTCTCGAAATATATTGCAAAGTAA